One part of the Dyadobacter sp. 676 genome encodes these proteins:
- a CDS encoding tetratricopeptide repeat protein, translating to MRTEYLKITLLICLVSASWLVTPADAQRRKDRDKQEGKEEGVITRLEGESMAAEGMKFMMKDEPDRALPVFEKLALLDPQDAAAHYLVATALIKLEKYDEAINASRKAYDLNKENIFYAQQLAELYAKRRKYGEAAQIYETLVAKNPENIEYGIELAAVYVFNDQFDKAIDTYNKLEKSMGVTEEITHQKQQLYLRQNNLEKALAEGKKLIEAEPGEVSYRVELAEMLIANDRIVEAVTPLEEALKINPDEAQAHVLLADIYRRNGDVQKCNQELKQVFANPNLDADPKIRVLSGYLTMLKTENEVNEAVSLARQLSETHPNESKATVIYADLVARQRKFAEARDLYLKAVASDPNVFQVWTAILQLDGQLNQPDSMLVHSEKALELFPNQGIFWYFNGTAHLMKKNYREATSALEESLKMLGENTQLLPLIHAQLGDAFNGIGEHEKSDAAYELALKADPNNDHVLNNYSYFLSLRKEKLDLALKMSEKLVQQHQNNPTYLDTYAWVLYIRKDYKKAKEYLEKAMLDSSSVSGTIVEHYGDVLFKLGERDNAVAQWKKAKRMGETTELLDKKIATGALHEQ from the coding sequence ATGAGGACCGAATATTTGAAAATAACCCTTCTTATTTGCCTGGTTTCGGCCTCCTGGCTCGTAACACCGGCCGATGCGCAACGCCGTAAAGACCGTGACAAGCAAGAGGGCAAGGAGGAAGGTGTCATTACAAGGCTGGAAGGGGAGTCGATGGCCGCCGAAGGTATGAAATTCATGATGAAGGACGAGCCCGACCGTGCATTGCCGGTATTCGAAAAACTCGCCCTGCTCGATCCGCAGGATGCGGCCGCCCATTACCTCGTCGCCACGGCGCTGATCAAGCTTGAAAAATACGACGAGGCTATCAATGCTTCCCGGAAAGCGTACGACCTGAATAAAGAGAATATATTTTACGCCCAGCAACTGGCAGAGCTTTACGCCAAACGGAGAAAATACGGAGAAGCGGCCCAGATTTACGAAACCCTGGTAGCCAAAAATCCGGAAAATATCGAGTACGGCATCGAACTCGCCGCCGTTTATGTCTTCAACGACCAGTTCGACAAGGCGATCGACACCTATAACAAGCTGGAAAAATCGATGGGTGTGACCGAAGAAATCACGCACCAGAAGCAACAGTTGTACCTCCGGCAGAATAACCTCGAAAAAGCGCTGGCAGAAGGCAAAAAACTGATCGAAGCCGAGCCGGGGGAGGTCAGTTACCGGGTCGAACTGGCCGAAATGCTGATCGCCAACGACCGCATCGTGGAAGCCGTGACACCGTTGGAAGAAGCACTGAAAATCAATCCCGACGAAGCGCAGGCGCACGTGCTGCTTGCGGACATTTACCGGCGCAACGGCGATGTCCAGAAATGTAACCAGGAGCTGAAACAGGTTTTTGCGAACCCCAATCTCGACGCCGACCCTAAAATACGCGTACTTTCGGGTTATCTGACCATGCTGAAAACCGAGAATGAAGTGAACGAGGCGGTTTCGCTGGCCCGCCAGCTTTCGGAAACGCACCCGAACGAATCCAAAGCGACCGTTATTTACGCCGATCTGGTGGCCCGCCAACGCAAGTTTGCGGAAGCACGCGATTTGTATCTCAAAGCCGTAGCTTCCGACCCGAATGTTTTTCAGGTATGGACCGCCATTCTGCAGCTCGACGGCCAGCTCAATCAGCCCGACAGCATGCTGGTACATTCCGAAAAAGCGTTGGAGCTTTTCCCGAACCAGGGCATATTCTGGTACTTCAACGGAACGGCCCATTTGATGAAGAAAAATTACAGGGAAGCCACTTCGGCATTGGAAGAAAGCCTGAAAATGCTCGGCGAAAATACCCAGTTGCTGCCATTGATCCACGCTCAGCTCGGCGATGCTTTCAACGGTATCGGCGAACATGAAAAATCGGACGCGGCATACGAGCTCGCTTTGAAGGCAGACCCCAACAACGACCACGTCCTGAACAATTACAGCTATTTCCTCTCCCTGAGAAAGGAAAAACTCGACCTGGCACTCAAAATGTCGGAAAAACTGGTGCAGCAGCATCAGAACAACCCGACTTACCTCGATACCTATGCCTGGGTATTATACATTCGAAAAGACTACAAAAAAGCCAAGGAATACCTCGAAAAGGCCATGCTCGACAGCAGCAGCGTGAGTGGCACAATTGTTGAGCATTACGGGGACGTCCTGTTCAAACTCGGAGAACGGGACAACGCGGTGGCCCAGTGGAAAAAAGCCAAGAGAATGGGCGAGACCACCGAGCTTCTTGACAAAAAAATAGCAACAGGTGCATTACATGAACAGTAA
- a CDS encoding peptidoglycan DD-metalloendopeptidase family protein has translation MPLRTPGSRRFWLVLTFVLCACAGASAQKTREQLEREKAENQSKIREIQSILKQTSSQKNVNLGQLKALNQQINTYKKQIDLLTDDLEILDRELKVLEKRRQSLDSSLAVLKEEYGHMIYEASKRNAYFNQLVFLFSAGTFNQFVLRYKYLKQYTEARQGRAKEIDALQKQVMAERQRITSKKNQQKNVLDTRVTENNKLEGLKVKQNEVIKELSQKEVELRKQIAENKRATDLLEASIRRIAERERRERLERERREREEREARRKAERERIARENAEREKKGEAAVEAPKEEEEPVVSSGMSEEETTLASSFTASQNRLPWPVKGFVSSHFGQRPHAVLKGVMVDNLGIDIQTTAGEPVRSVYDGTVLDVTELPGMGSVVAIQHGNYMTIYAKMTGVSVRAGQKVKARENIGRVATDSDGTSELQFQIWKNTSRLNPENWLIHR, from the coding sequence ATGCCCCTTCGTACCCCTGGTAGCCGTCGTTTTTGGTTAGTGCTTACATTCGTGCTCTGCGCATGTGCAGGTGCATCCGCACAAAAGACCCGCGAACAACTCGAACGCGAAAAGGCTGAAAACCAGAGCAAAATCAGGGAAATTCAGAGCATTTTGAAGCAGACTTCTTCCCAAAAGAATGTCAACCTCGGTCAGTTGAAAGCCCTCAACCAGCAGATCAATACCTACAAAAAGCAGATCGATCTCCTTACCGACGACCTCGAAATCCTCGACAGGGAATTGAAAGTCCTTGAAAAACGGCGTCAGTCGCTGGACAGCAGCCTTGCGGTGCTGAAAGAAGAATATGGCCACATGATTTATGAGGCCTCGAAGCGGAATGCTTATTTCAATCAGCTTGTTTTCCTGTTTTCGGCCGGGACTTTCAACCAGTTTGTATTGCGATACAAATATCTCAAACAATACACGGAGGCAAGACAGGGCCGCGCTAAGGAGATAGATGCCTTGCAAAAGCAGGTAATGGCTGAACGCCAGCGCATAACGTCCAAGAAAAACCAGCAGAAAAACGTGCTGGATACGCGCGTCACCGAAAACAACAAGCTGGAAGGCCTGAAAGTGAAGCAAAATGAGGTTATTAAGGAGCTTTCGCAGAAAGAGGTAGAACTGAGAAAGCAAATCGCCGAAAACAAGCGCGCAACCGACCTCCTCGAAGCCAGCATCAGACGTATCGCCGAACGCGAACGCCGGGAACGCCTTGAAAGGGAACGTCGCGAGCGCGAAGAGCGGGAGGCACGCCGGAAAGCCGAGCGGGAACGGATCGCAAGGGAGAATGCCGAGCGCGAAAAGAAAGGGGAGGCTGCGGTAGAAGCACCGAAGGAAGAAGAGGAACCTGTGGTTTCCAGTGGTATGAGCGAAGAGGAAACAACACTGGCGTCGTCGTTCACGGCGTCACAAAATCGCCTTCCATGGCCCGTAAAAGGATTTGTTTCCAGCCATTTCGGCCAGCGGCCGCACGCGGTTTTGAAAGGGGTAATGGTTGATAACCTCGGAATCGATATTCAGACGACCGCCGGGGAGCCGGTGAGGTCGGTTTACGACGGCACGGTGCTGGATGTTACCGAGCTGCCGGGAATGGGCAGTGTAGTGGCGATCCAGCATGGCAATTATATGACTATTTACGCCAAAATGACCGGCGTATCGGTCCGCGCGGGGCAAAAAGTAAAAGCAAGGGAGAATATCGGCCGGGTTGCGACCGACAGCGATGGTACATCCGAACTGCAATTCCAGATCTGGAAAAATACATCGCGGCTGAACCCCGAAAACTGGCTGATACACCGGTAG
- a CDS encoding DUF4292 domain-containing protein: MNSKITIGLVAMSLIWFTACHKPRSSKSVSQNPEKDTTLITNGSQPRDTVAADTVAVVPETGEPMPFVKVNEVDFEYLTAKSKFSFKSAKQDFDNTNVNIRMKKDSIIWLSVTGVGLEVARGIITRDSIVFMDKIHRDYFVFNYDQLSKQYNFELDFDLLQSVIVGNMPFEMQEGGRFVKENDFYILKQLVGRLEVDNYIAERNQKLSRLKATELPTQNTFTLDYEDFREVGGFLFPFISHINLNVLSKEQQINETTMRLKHSKVELVNRSPGFPFNVPSSYKRKR; this comes from the coding sequence ATGAACAGTAAAATAACGATCGGGCTGGTAGCCATGTCGCTGATATGGTTCACGGCTTGTCACAAACCACGTTCTTCCAAAAGTGTTTCACAAAATCCGGAGAAAGATACAACCCTGATTACCAATGGCTCACAGCCCAGAGATACCGTGGCGGCAGACACTGTGGCGGTAGTGCCTGAAACGGGTGAGCCGATGCCATTTGTTAAGGTCAACGAAGTGGATTTTGAATACCTGACCGCCAAATCCAAATTTTCCTTCAAAAGCGCGAAACAGGATTTTGACAATACCAATGTCAATATCCGTATGAAAAAGGACAGCATTATCTGGCTGTCCGTGACCGGCGTGGGCCTGGAAGTGGCGCGGGGCATTATTACCCGGGATTCCATCGTATTTATGGACAAAATCCACCGCGACTACTTCGTTTTCAACTATGACCAGCTGAGCAAACAGTATAATTTCGAACTCGACTTCGACCTTCTGCAATCGGTGATCGTCGGTAATATGCCTTTTGAAATGCAGGAAGGTGGCCGGTTTGTGAAGGAAAACGATTTTTATATTCTCAAACAGCTCGTTGGCCGGCTCGAAGTCGATAATTACATTGCCGAAAGAAACCAGAAACTTTCGCGGTTGAAAGCAACTGAATTGCCCACACAGAATACTTTTACCCTGGATTACGAGGATTTCAGGGAGGTAGGGGGCTTTCTCTTCCCATTTATAAGCCATATCAACCTGAATGTGCTTTCAAAAGAGCAGCAAATAAACGAAACTACGATGCGCCTCAAACACAGCAAAGTGGAATTGGTAAATCGAAGCCCCGGTTTTCCGTTCAATGTTCCGTCGAGCTACAAGCGCAAAAGGTAA